One genomic segment of Sminthopsis crassicaudata isolate SCR6 chromosome 4, ASM4859323v1, whole genome shotgun sequence includes these proteins:
- the MYADML2 gene encoding myeloid-associated differentiation marker-like protein 2 → MGSTMDPPGGPYLNLGAVTSPVGTTRLLQLAFGCTTFSLVAHRGGFDAAYGTFCMSAWCFCFALTGLVVAFEFTRLHGCLRLSWGNFTAAFAMLATLLSATAAIVYPLYFTRLECPPEPEGCTARDFRLAASVFAALVFVTYATEVVLTRARPGQVTSYMATVSGLLKIVQAFVACIIFGALVQDSRYGRFVATQWCVAVYSVCFIGTVVVVGMSVTGRAGTLGFPFDRIVVVYTFLAVLLYLSAAVVWPVFCFDPKYGTPSRPSGCPQGSCPWDSQLVVAIFTYVNFLFYIADLAYSQRIRFVPSL, encoded by the coding sequence ATGGGGAGTACCATGGACCCCCCAGGAGGTCCCTACCTGAACCTGGGAGCTGTGACTTCCCCAGTGGGCACCACCCGCCTGCTACAACTGGCATTTGGCTGTACCACCTTCAGCCTCGTGGCACACCGGGGCGGTTTCGATGCCGCCTATGGGACCTTCTGCATGTCAGCCTGGTGTTTCTGCTTTGCCCTCACTGGTCTGGTGGTGGCCTTTGAATTCACCAGACTCCATGGCTGCCTCCGTCTCTCCTGGGGCAACTTCACAGCAGCCTTTGCCATGCTGGCCACCCTTCTGTCTGCCACGGCCGCCATTGTCTACCCCCTCTATTTTACCAGGCTCGAGTGCCCCCCGGAGCCAGAAGGCTGCACTGCCCGCGACTTCCGCCTGGCCGCCAGCGTCTTTGCGGCTTTAGTTTTTGTCACTTATGCCACCGAAGTAGTCTTGACGAGGGCTCGGCCGGGCCAGGTCACCAGCTACATGGCCACAGTGTCGGGCTTACTGAAAATAGTCCAGGCTTTTGTGGCCTGCATCATCTTTGGGGCCCTGGTCCAGGACAGCCGCTATGGGCGCTTTGTGGCCACTCAATGGTGCGTGGCCGTGTACAGCGTGTGCTTTATAGGCACCGTGGTAGTGGTAGGCATGAGTGTGACCGGTCGGGCTGGAACCCTGGGCTTCCCCTTTGACCGCATAGTAGTCGTGTACACTTTTCTAGCTGTGCTGCTTTACCTTAGTGCAGCTGTGGTCTGGCCTGTCTTCTGCTTTGACCCCAAGTATGGGACTCCCTCAAGGCCTTCAGGATGTCCTCAAGGAAGCTGTCCGTGGGATAGCCAACTGGTGGTGGCCATCTTCACTTATGTCaactttctcttttatattgCTGACCTGGCCTACTCCCAGAGGATCCGCTTTGTGCCCAGTCTGTAG